From the Kitasatospora viridis genome, one window contains:
- a CDS encoding phosphoribosylanthranilate isomerase, protein MFVKVCGVRNAADVAAGVAAGADALGFMLTESVRKLDTGTARALAAELPPGVLSVGVVNGVPAAEAGRLALAAGVRALQLHGRYTREDFAALAHLPLRLLRATHLDPDSAEPPELATGAYGEEMLLLDSPSYGRGERWDLGRLESARPSGKWLLAGGLTPANVAGAIRVAKPWGVDVSSGVESSRGIKDPQLIRDFVAAAKNAAKAENAENVENA, encoded by the coding sequence ATGTTCGTCAAAGTGTGTGGTGTGCGGAACGCGGCCGATGTGGCGGCCGGTGTGGCGGCCGGCGCCGACGCACTCGGATTCATGCTGACCGAGAGCGTGCGCAAGCTCGACACCGGCACCGCCCGCGCCCTGGCGGCCGAGCTGCCCCCCGGCGTGCTCTCCGTCGGCGTGGTCAACGGCGTCCCCGCCGCCGAGGCCGGCCGACTCGCCCTCGCCGCCGGCGTCCGCGCCCTGCAACTGCACGGCCGCTACACCCGCGAGGACTTCGCCGCCCTCGCCCACCTGCCGCTGCGCCTGCTGCGCGCCACCCACCTCGACCCGGACTCCGCCGAGCCCCCCGAGCTCGCCACCGGCGCCTACGGCGAGGAAATGCTGCTGCTCGACTCCCCGAGTTACGGGCGCGGCGAACGCTGGGACCTGGGCCGCCTCGAATCCGCCCGCCCCAGCGGAAAGTGGCTGCTCGCGGGCGGTCTGACCCCGGCCAACGTGGCCGGGGCGATCCGGGTGGCGAAGCCCTGGGGAGTGGACGTGTCGAGCGGCGTGGAATCCAGCCGGGGAATCAAGGACCCGCAATTGATCCGCGATTTCGTGGCGGCGGCCAAGAACGCGGCGAAGGCGGAGAACGCCGAAAACGTCGAGAACGCCTGA